One Ignavibacterium sp. DNA segment encodes these proteins:
- a CDS encoding M6 family metalloprotease domain-containing protein, with product MNKNIFNAALVLSFLFFTNSIAQVSPQKGVTVPSHVKEFHKMIQKEYSKGFYAEKFQERKLLREKVAQGLLPESTLATDTVNALTLLGQYTNLSGYFTQQEFQSKLYDGPNPTGTITDFYQEISYGQLLFTGDAKGWYTLPRTLEDYVGSNNGMGTNGGPRFVWELLQAADPTLNFADYIQYYDGTGKPHIGFIAIVHSGAGAEAGASNIWSHRWNFKNYSNQAFTTNDIDPASGKNVIIDGDYAIMPERNGGNNNSGSLIEIGVFAHEYGHIFGLPDLYDTDYSSEGIGNWCLMAGGAWGGNGSSPQTPSQMSAWCKIKLGWITPINFTSYQDSLSVLNVEENPVVYRMWRNSTITNQYFLIENRQKTGFDINLPNSGFLIYHVDESQNSNQNENRYLVDLEQADGLRNLNNNQNRGDAGDPFPGSTNNKRFDWNTNPNSKDYALQNTFVSIRNIHKNGNVMIGDFAIGLRPGVFAFVNPDLIDFGDVEEGTNSTVKTVSVANLGTQNLIITNIPASFGDFNFVSSFSFPVTVPSLDSVILEFQFSPSSTGNFNVVYPISSNDTEFNGIQLTGNGYAISPVTEKTIYASSGVQNSGNLLTVDPITGTGTLIGPTLFDEVKSVSINPIDGKLYGIVSEASYAKLLKLNAGSGNAHHLFTFNIPSMTSIAFDTAGVLYGITRTGDLYTLDITNGSSNFLVNATGSYLGITFNPVTNELWATSRAPNLPNKDAIFKVNISTGDTTIVGHTGLGKQTNDIVFDENNNLYGVIGLASELNDIISINTSTGAGSVIGSVGMKHILSLAYLEQFATGIIEQQNNAVLPADFVLSQNYPNPFNPSTKINFSLAVESDVKLVIYNILGQELVTLINEQMTAGNYTVNWNAMDQGERHLTSGIYFYKITANGINGQKFQDIKKMVLVK from the coding sequence TTGAATAAAAATATCTTTAATGCAGCACTTGTTTTATCTTTTCTTTTCTTTACAAATTCTATCGCACAAGTTTCACCTCAAAAAGGTGTTACAGTTCCTTCACATGTCAAAGAATTTCATAAAATGATTCAAAAGGAATATTCAAAAGGATTTTATGCAGAAAAGTTTCAGGAGAGAAAACTATTGAGAGAAAAAGTTGCACAAGGATTATTACCGGAATCTACATTAGCAACTGATACTGTAAATGCTCTTACATTGTTGGGACAATACACTAATCTTTCAGGCTATTTTACTCAACAGGAATTCCAATCTAAATTATACGATGGACCAAATCCTACAGGAACTATTACTGATTTTTATCAAGAAATATCTTACGGTCAACTTCTTTTTACAGGTGATGCAAAAGGATGGTACACACTGCCTCGTACGCTTGAAGATTATGTTGGTTCAAATAACGGAATGGGCACAAACGGCGGACCACGTTTTGTATGGGAGTTGCTGCAAGCTGCTGATCCAACTCTTAATTTTGCTGATTACATTCAGTATTATGATGGCACCGGTAAACCACATATTGGCTTTATTGCTATTGTTCATTCCGGTGCAGGTGCAGAAGCAGGTGCCAGTAATATCTGGTCACATAGATGGAACTTCAAAAATTACAGCAATCAGGCTTTTACAACAAATGATATTGATCCGGCTTCTGGCAAAAACGTTATAATTGATGGAGATTATGCAATTATGCCGGAACGTAATGGTGGAAATAATAACAGCGGTTCACTTATTGAAATTGGTGTGTTTGCTCATGAATATGGACACATTTTTGGATTACCTGATCTATACGATACAGACTATTCTTCGGAAGGTATAGGAAACTGGTGTCTTATGGCTGGTGGTGCCTGGGGAGGAAATGGCTCTTCACCACAAACTCCATCCCAAATGAGTGCTTGGTGTAAGATTAAGCTCGGCTGGATAACACCGATTAATTTTACTTCGTATCAGGATTCACTTTCAGTTCTTAATGTTGAGGAAAATCCGGTGGTTTACAGAATGTGGCGCAATAGTACGATCACTAACCAATACTTTTTAATTGAGAACCGACAAAAAACCGGATTTGATATTAATCTTCCGAACTCAGGATTTTTAATCTATCATGTTGATGAGTCACAAAACAGCAATCAAAATGAAAATCGTTATCTGGTAGATCTTGAACAGGCAGATGGTTTACGAAATCTGAATAATAATCAAAACCGGGGCGATGCCGGCGATCCATTTCCGGGTTCAACAAACAATAAAAGATTTGATTGGAATACAAACCCAAACAGTAAGGATTATGCTTTACAAAATACTTTCGTATCTATCAGAAATATTCATAAAAATGGAAATGTAATGATTGGTGATTTTGCTATAGGATTACGTCCCGGAGTATTTGCCTTTGTAAATCCTGATCTGATTGATTTCGGTGATGTAGAGGAAGGAACAAATAGTACTGTTAAAACCGTTAGTGTTGCAAATCTCGGTACTCAGAATCTGATCATAACAAATATCCCAGCAAGTTTTGGAGATTTTAATTTTGTGTCTTCATTTTCATTTCCAGTAACTGTTCCCTCTTTGGATTCAGTTATTTTAGAATTTCAATTCTCTCCATCTTCAACTGGAAATTTTAATGTGGTGTATCCTATAAGTTCAAATGATACAGAATTCAATGGAATACAACTAACCGGGAACGGTTATGCTATCAGCCCTGTTACAGAAAAAACAATTTATGCGTCTTCAGGAGTTCAAAACAGCGGTAACCTTTTAACTGTTGATCCAATAACCGGCACCGGAACTCTCATTGGTCCAACCTTATTTGATGAAGTTAAAAGTGTTTCAATAAATCCGATTGATGGTAAATTATATGGAATCGTTTCTGAAGCTTCCTATGCTAAGCTATTAAAATTAAATGCCGGAAGTGGCAATGCTCATCATCTGTTTACATTTAATATTCCCTCAATGACATCAATCGCATTTGATACAGCAGGAGTTTTATATGGAATAACAAGAACAGGTGATTTGTACACTCTTGATATAACAAATGGCTCATCAAATTTTCTGGTAAATGCAACAGGTTCATATCTGGGAATAACTTTTAATCCTGTAACCAACGAACTTTGGGCAACTTCCCGCGCTCCTAATTTACCCAACAAAGATGCAATCTTTAAAGTTAATATTTCAACTGGTGATACAACAATAGTTGGTCATACAGGACTGGGTAAACAAACTAACGATATTGTTTTTGATGAGAACAATAATCTTTATGGCGTAATTGGATTAGCTTCAGAGTTGAATGATATTATCAGTATTAATACTTCTACTGGTGCAGGCTCTGTAATTGGATCAGTTGGAATGAAACACATATTAAGCCTGGCTTATCTGGAGCAATTTGCGACCGGCATAATTGAGCAGCAGAATAATGCAGTTTTACCTGCTGACTTTGTGTTAAGTCAGAATTATCCAAATCCATTTAATCCATCTACAAAAATTAATTTTTCACTCGCTGTTGAATCTGATGTTAAGCTTGTTATTTATAACATATTGGGACAAGAGTTAGTAACACTTATTAATGAACAGATGACAGCAGGAAATTATACTGTTAATTGGAATGCAATGGATCAAGGAGAAAGACATTTGACCAGCGGTATCTATTTTTACAAAATAACTGCAAACGGAATTAATGGTCAGAAATTTCAGGATATTAAGAAAATGGTTTTAGTCAAGTAA
- a CDS encoding flagellar basal body-associated FliL family protein has protein sequence MAEEKTQIVPELIKTDKSSSMFKSKFLVIGLPVFIVQLVAVYFITANILLSSYSKSASETNDESNVNKNEQTKQESPGKESERDLSKNAAGLIYSLDDLIVNPANTNGKMLLLASVGLSVETEESKKTLEEKQVIVKDAVISVLSSKNVNQLGSATYRDTLKTEILKNLTVQLPGSKVNNVYFSKFIIQ, from the coding sequence ATGGCAGAAGAAAAAACACAAATAGTTCCTGAATTAATTAAAACAGACAAATCATCGTCAATGTTCAAATCTAAATTTTTAGTAATCGGTTTACCGGTTTTTATTGTACAATTAGTAGCCGTGTATTTTATTACAGCTAATATACTGCTTTCAAGTTATAGCAAATCTGCTTCCGAAACAAATGATGAAAGCAATGTGAATAAGAACGAACAAACCAAACAAGAAAGTCCGGGTAAAGAAAGCGAGCGCGATCTAAGTAAAAATGCAGCAGGGCTCATTTATTCATTAGATGATTTGATAGTAAATCCTGCAAATACAAATGGAAAAATGCTGCTGCTTGCCAGTGTTGGTCTTTCAGTTGAAACTGAAGAATCCAAAAAGACACTTGAAGAAAAACAGGTAATAGTTAAAGATGCAGTAATAAGTGTTTTATCTAGTAAAAATGTCAATCAACTTGGCAGTGCAACATACAGAGATACACTAAAGACTGAGATATTAAAAAATCTAACAGTACAATTACCCGGCTCAAAAGTTAATAATGTTTATTTCAGCAAATTCATAATCCAATAA
- the fliM gene encoding flagellar motor switch protein FliM, producing MSEVLSQSEIDALLKSGGEALPQIQVEEEIIPYDFRLPNRISKTQLRTIRNIHENFAESLSSFLVTKLQTVVNIKVNTIDQIYYSEYVLSVSNPACLYTFHIKNTDIKGILELNTDLALTLVDRLLGGNGSSKKQSNNITLIEQKVLSVIVEKVMGDLKRTWQIIENMDFIVDHFEPDIDFVQLTSPNESVLLISFEFSFGEESHLMNICFATFAFDAILAKMSSQKLSSSMSSRNQGKPTKELISRHLNQTYVPVTVELGTSEISIKDLADLKKGDVIVLEKKIHDEHIIKVYNKVLFLGHPGISNNHKAIKITKSLIGKNSL from the coding sequence ATGTCTGAAGTTTTATCACAATCCGAAATAGATGCGTTGTTAAAAAGCGGTGGCGAAGCACTTCCGCAAATACAGGTAGAAGAGGAAATAATTCCTTATGATTTCAGATTACCTAACAGAATATCAAAAACTCAGTTAAGGACAATCAGAAACATTCACGAAAACTTTGCAGAAAGCCTAAGCTCATTTTTAGTAACAAAACTTCAAACAGTAGTAAATATTAAAGTAAATACTATTGATCAGATTTATTATTCAGAATATGTCCTTTCGGTTTCTAATCCTGCGTGTCTTTACACTTTCCATATAAAGAATACAGATATTAAGGGAATACTTGAACTCAATACAGACTTAGCTTTAACGCTTGTGGATAGACTTCTTGGCGGTAACGGCTCTAGTAAAAAGCAAAGCAATAATATTACATTGATAGAACAAAAAGTATTGAGTGTTATTGTTGAAAAAGTTATGGGTGATCTTAAAAGGACATGGCAGATCATTGAGAACATGGATTTTATTGTTGATCACTTTGAACCTGATATTGATTTTGTTCAATTGACTTCACCAAACGAATCTGTTTTGTTGATCTCATTCGAGTTTTCATTTGGTGAAGAATCTCATTTGATGAACATTTGTTTTGCAACTTTTGCTTTTGATGCAATACTGGCAAAAATGTCATCACAAAAATTATCTTCATCAATGTCATCAAGAAATCAGGGTAAACCTACAAAAGAATTAATCAGCCGGCATTTAAATCAAACTTATGTTCCGGTTACTGTTGAGCTTGGTACATCCGAAATTTCAATCAAAGATCTAGCTGATCTTAAAAAAGGGGATGTAATAGTACTTGAAAAGAAAATTCATGATGAACACATCATTAAAGTTTATAACAAAGTTTTGTTTCTTGGGCATCCTGGAATTTCAAATAATCATAAAGCAATTAAGATCACAAAAAGTTTAATCGGAAAAAATTCACTTTAA
- the fliN gene encoding flagellar motor switch protein FliN: MEEIFKQNAENQNSTKNVHNTKVISEAELPEFEESRFSGNDSMEKLNFLKDLQLSIYIELGRTQMQIKEILELERGYVIELDKLASEPVDIFVNNKKIAEGEVVVIDKHFGIRIVNLVDVNSRLKGL, from the coding sequence ATGGAAGAAATATTTAAGCAAAACGCAGAAAATCAAAACAGTACCAAAAATGTGCACAACACTAAAGTAATTAGCGAAGCTGAACTTCCCGAATTTGAAGAATCGAGATTCAGCGGAAATGATTCGATGGAAAAATTAAACTTTCTTAAAGATTTGCAGTTAAGTATTTATATCGAGCTGGGTAGAACCCAGATGCAAATTAAAGAAATACTTGAGCTTGAACGTGGTTATGTTATCGAACTTGATAAACTTGCAAGTGAACCCGTTGATATATTTGTTAATAACAAGAAAATTGCCGAAGGTGAAGTTGTAGTAATTGATAAACATTTCGGAATAAGAATAGTTAATCTTGTTGATGTTAACAGCCGATTAAAAGGACTGTAA
- a CDS encoding flagellar biosynthetic protein FliO, translated as MSFFDIIKLILPLLIISLMLYGLLLFVKKYSFKRGGKSLQNIKVLSNQMIMPKKFLSVVRVKDKLLILGISENSINLLKEIDADESDLIDETHTVHNQGFTDLFRKYINK; from the coding sequence ATGTCTTTTTTCGATATTATTAAACTCATATTACCACTCTTAATAATAAGCCTGATGCTTTATGGTTTACTTCTTTTTGTTAAGAAGTATTCATTCAAACGTGGTGGAAAATCATTACAGAACATTAAAGTACTTAGCAATCAGATGATTATGCCAAAAAAATTCTTATCTGTTGTGCGGGTTAAAGATAAACTTTTAATTCTTGGTATAAGCGAGAACAGCATAAATCTTCTTAAAGAAATAGATGCAGATGAATCTGATCTTATTGATGAAACACATACTGTTCATAATCAGGGATTTACTGATTTGTTCAGGAAATACATAAACAAATGA
- the fliP gene encoding flagellar type III secretion system pore protein FliP (The bacterial flagellar biogenesis protein FliP forms a type III secretion system (T3SS)-type pore required for flagellar assembly.), which yields MKLKNLITIIFILFVFASALNAQQTQSLSFPLPKVDIQVGNSNNGQDVSVTLQILLLMTILALAPSIMIMTTAYLRIIIVFHFLKSALGTQQMPPGQLLAGVALFITFFVMAPTWNKVNEDALKPLMDEKITTEEAYNKGIEPIREFMFKHVRDEDLGLFISLANMTRPNNRTELPTYVVIPAFVLSELRTGFIIGFFLFIPFLMVDMIIASILMSMGMMMVPPMLVSLPFKILLFILVDGWNLIVGSVVRSFG from the coding sequence ATGAAATTAAAAAATCTTATAACAATAATTTTTATTCTCTTTGTATTTGCCTCTGCTTTAAATGCACAGCAAACACAAAGCTTATCATTCCCTTTACCCAAAGTTGATATACAGGTAGGAAACTCCAATAACGGACAGGATGTATCCGTAACACTGCAGATATTGTTGTTGATGACCATTCTTGCGTTGGCGCCGTCTATTATGATAATGACAACTGCATATTTGAGAATTATAATTGTGTTCCATTTCCTTAAAAGTGCACTCGGTACCCAGCAAATGCCTCCTGGACAACTATTAGCCGGAGTTGCACTTTTTATTACTTTTTTTGTGATGGCGCCGACGTGGAATAAAGTTAATGAAGATGCTCTTAAACCTTTAATGGATGAAAAAATAACTACTGAAGAAGCATATAACAAAGGTATTGAACCGATAAGAGAATTTATGTTTAAACATGTTAGAGATGAAGATCTTGGTTTGTTTATATCACTTGCCAATATGACCCGTCCAAACAACCGGACTGAATTACCAACTTATGTTGTAATCCCTGCATTTGTATTAAGCGAACTTAGAACCGGATTTATAATCGGATTCTTTTTATTCATCCCATTCTTAATGGTTGATATGATAATTGCAAGCATACTTATGTCTATGGGTATGATGATGGTTCCGCCAATGCTTGTATCACTCCCATTCAAAATACTTTTATTCATTCTTGTTGATGGGTGGAATTTAATAGTTGGATCAGTAGTAAGGAGTTTTGGATGA
- a CDS encoding flagellar biosynthetic protein FliQ, which yields MTEELLIEILKDAFTTAFIILLPILAVAMIVGIMVSIFQAVTSIQEMTLTFVPKIFLTVLTVVVLLPWIIDRLTTFTEKYFTMFITLVR from the coding sequence ATGACAGAAGAATTACTTATTGAGATTTTAAAAGATGCGTTTACAACTGCGTTTATAATTTTATTGCCGATACTTGCTGTTGCAATGATTGTCGGAATTATGGTTTCAATTTTTCAGGCAGTTACATCAATACAGGAAATGACATTAACATTTGTACCGAAAATATTTTTAACAGTTCTTACAGTTGTTGTACTGCTCCCATGGATTATAGACAGGCTTACAACTTTTACTGAAAAGTACTTTACTATGTTTATCACTTTGGTAAGATAG
- the fliR gene encoding flagellar biosynthetic protein FliR, which translates to MFGIIDFIIVFLIFVRISTALIASPIFGSRSVPALPKIFLSLVIAYIVYLTIDRNAIASVPTGWMLVILSFKEAVTGLIIGFMLQFVFWGVSYAGTLIGFDMGLTMAEVFNPSSDESGNVIGEFLYYGALMIFFLINGHHYIISSIKHSFSVVPLGKFVISKPVFDLIIIYSASVFIIAVKIASPIIVSFFLVHIGEGIVARIIPQMQVFFVTQPLKVGIGVAMLGAITPLYIYVIKNLLQDYENKLYSLIAAMGA; encoded by the coding sequence ATGTTTGGAATAATAGATTTTATAATAGTATTTTTAATCTTTGTAAGGATATCTACTGCATTAATTGCAAGTCCAATATTTGGCAGCAGATCAGTACCCGCATTACCAAAAATATTTCTATCACTTGTAATTGCATACATTGTTTATTTAACCATAGATAGAAATGCGATAGCTTCAGTTCCAACTGGCTGGATGCTGGTTATACTTTCTTTCAAAGAAGCCGTTACAGGACTGATAATCGGATTTATGCTTCAATTTGTTTTCTGGGGAGTTTCGTATGCAGGAACGTTAATCGGTTTTGATATGGGATTAACAATGGCAGAAGTCTTTAATCCAAGCTCTGATGAAAGCGGAAATGTTATTGGCGAATTTTTATACTATGGAGCTTTGATGATCTTCTTTTTAATAAACGGACATCATTACATAATTAGTTCCATAAAACATTCATTCTCTGTAGTGCCGCTTGGTAAGTTTGTAATCAGCAAACCTGTTTTTGATTTGATAATTATCTACTCTGCATCAGTTTTTATTATAGCTGTTAAAATTGCTTCTCCTATAATAGTTTCTTTTTTTCTTGTACATATTGGCGAAGGTATTGTTGCCCGGATCATTCCTCAGATGCAGGTATTTTTTGTAACGCAGCCATTAAAGGTTGGTATAGGTGTAGCGATGCTGGGTGCTATTACACCGCTGTACATTTATGTTATTAAAAATCTTCTACAGGATTATGAAAATAAATTATACAGCTTAATTGCTGCAATGGGAGCTTAA
- the flhB gene encoding flagellar biosynthesis protein FlhB, with protein MAEYDGKEKTEQPTGKKLSDARDRGQVAKSREVNSLAVFSTGFIVLYLFQGFIGGRIKSFTVSIFDSLDTFPNRLAMISHFMTDWYIFFAITLAPVVVGLIVVIFAANISQVGIKLSPKALSIKFDKLNVVNGVKNLISAKSFFELIKSIVKLIVTGGFLYYVLDDLISSATQLESFSINEILIFMLDAAFDLIWKIGLVYLAIAAADFAWEKYKFKKDMMMTKEEVKEEWKQTEGDPHVKSRIKKLMYEASKRRMMKDLPTADVVITNPTHYAVALKYDMNKDAAPAVIAKGVDELAQKIKEVAKKHDIPIQENKELARALYKMCDVGDKIPGSLFKAVAEVLAYVYNLKKSKKKSIV; from the coding sequence ATGGCTGAGTACGATGGCAAAGAAAAAACCGAACAACCAACCGGTAAAAAATTAAGCGATGCAAGAGACAGAGGACAGGTTGCTAAAAGTCGCGAGGTCAACTCATTAGCAGTTTTTTCAACTGGATTTATTGTGCTTTATTTGTTTCAGGGATTTATCGGCGGAAGAATCAAATCTTTTACCGTTTCAATATTTGATTCACTTGATACATTCCCAAACAGGCTGGCAATGATATCTCATTTTATGACTGACTGGTATATATTCTTTGCAATTACACTCGCTCCTGTTGTTGTCGGTTTGATTGTAGTAATATTTGCTGCTAATATTTCGCAGGTGGGCATTAAGCTAAGCCCAAAAGCACTTAGTATTAAATTTGATAAACTCAATGTAGTAAATGGAGTAAAAAATCTTATCTCTGCAAAGTCTTTTTTTGAGCTGATTAAATCAATTGTTAAACTAATTGTTACGGGTGGATTTCTCTATTATGTTCTTGATGATCTTATCTCATCAGCAACTCAGCTTGAATCATTCAGCATCAACGAGATACTGATATTTATGCTTGATGCAGCCTTTGATCTTATCTGGAAAATCGGGCTTGTATATCTTGCAATTGCTGCTGCTGATTTTGCTTGGGAAAAATATAAGTTCAAAAAAGACATGATGATGACAAAAGAAGAAGTTAAAGAAGAATGGAAACAGACAGAAGGCGATCCGCATGTAAAATCAAGAATAAAAAAATTGATGTACGAAGCTTCAAAAAGAAGAATGATGAAAGACCTTCCGACTGCTGATGTTGTAATTACAAACCCTACACACTATGCAGTTGCACTAAAATATGATATGAATAAAGATGCAGCACCTGCAGTAATTGCAAAAGGTGTTGATGAGCTGGCACAGAAAATTAAGGAAGTAGCTAAAAAGCATGATATCCCGATTCAGGAGAACAAAGAATTAGCACGAGCTTTGTATAAAATGTGCGATGTTGGTGATAAAATTCCGGGCTCATTGTTTAAAGCTGTGGCAGAAGTGTTGGCTTATGTTTATAATCTTAAAAAATCTAAAAAGAAATCTATCGTTTAA
- the flhA gene encoding flagellar biosynthesis protein FlhA, with product MGIFGRNTDIVLAFGLILMLGLMLIPLPPGFLDFFLALSITVSVLIFVVSLFIQSPLDISVFPGLLLISTLFRLSLNISSTRLILIDGYAGKVIETFGQFVVSGNYVVGFIVFIILLIVQFMVIVKGSGRISEVAARFTLDAMPGKQMAIDADLNTGLITEAEARKRRDNISREAEFYGAMDGAGKFVKGDAIAGLIINVINIVGGFIIGIGQRGLELTDALQQYTILTIGDGLVSQVPALLISTAAGMVVTRSAAGTPLDTQIKSQLLTNPRVLGIVATTVVIFSLLPGMPTIPFIMIGVTLGVTSFIKNKQKASEATIIEDEISSSEKGEEVVEQYLQVDPIEIEIGYGLISLVDESQGGNLFNKISTTRKFIALEFGVLIPPVRVRDNLQLSPNEYIIKIKGNIASTFEIHPDRFLAMNPGEIEDKIDGIPTKDPAFGLQSFWVTREEKDRAELLGFTVVDAISVLSTHLQETLKENFDKILSRQAVKQLLENLKKDYPAVIEDISADVLPLGTIQKVLQNLLKELIPIKDLVQIIEALIDYSKVTKNIDVLTEYVRHSLNNTIANLFKDGNGIIHAAAISEKLEAYITASFQNQKDAVQTLGLNPVMLSDLKNKMQMIVSKFDSLGYKPIFITSATIRPYFYRLINSSFPTVAVLSYTELPSQIEIEFIDNLELTNAY from the coding sequence ATGGGAATCTTCGGCAGAAATACTGATATAGTTTTAGCATTTGGATTGATCCTAATGCTGGGCTTAATGCTGATACCGCTTCCTCCTGGATTTCTTGATTTCTTTTTAGCACTAAGTATAACAGTATCAGTTTTAATTTTTGTTGTGTCATTATTTATTCAATCACCGCTCGACATATCTGTATTTCCGGGATTGCTTTTAATTTCTACACTTTTCAGATTATCACTTAACATTAGCTCAACAAGATTGATTTTAATTGATGGATATGCCGGCAAAGTGATTGAGACTTTCGGACAGTTTGTAGTAAGCGGCAATTATGTGGTAGGATTTATAGTTTTTATTATCCTGCTCATTGTTCAGTTTATGGTTATCGTAAAAGGTTCGGGGCGTATTTCTGAGGTTGCCGCCAGATTTACTCTTGATGCAATGCCAGGTAAGCAAATGGCAATTGATGCTGACCTTAACACCGGGTTGATAACAGAAGCAGAAGCAAGAAAACGCAGAGATAATATTTCAAGAGAAGCTGAATTTTATGGTGCAATGGATGGTGCTGGTAAGTTTGTTAAAGGCGATGCAATTGCAGGATTGATAATAAACGTTATAAATATTGTTGGTGGTTTTATTATTGGAATAGGACAGCGTGGTTTAGAGCTAACAGATGCACTACAACAGTACACAATTCTTACAATTGGTGATGGATTAGTTTCGCAGGTTCCGGCACTATTGATTTCTACGGCAGCAGGTATGGTAGTTACAAGAAGCGCTGCAGGTACTCCGCTTGATACACAAATAAAATCCCAATTACTTACAAATCCCCGTGTGCTTGGTATTGTTGCTACAACAGTTGTAATTTTTTCATTGCTTCCCGGAATGCCGACTATTCCTTTTATAATGATTGGAGTTACTCTCGGTGTTACTTCGTTTATAAAAAATAAACAGAAAGCAAGCGAAGCAACAATAATTGAAGATGAAATTTCAAGTTCTGAAAAAGGTGAAGAAGTAGTTGAACAGTATTTGCAAGTAGATCCTATTGAGATTGAAATTGGCTATGGTCTTATTAGTCTTGTTGATGAATCGCAGGGTGGAAATTTATTTAACAAAATATCTACAACAAGAAAATTTATTGCACTTGAATTTGGTGTTTTGATTCCGCCCGTAAGAGTAAGAGATAACTTACAGCTTTCGCCAAATGAATATATTATAAAAATAAAAGGAAACATTGCCTCAACTTTCGAGATACATCCAGATAGATTTCTTGCTATGAATCCTGGTGAAATTGAAGATAAGATCGATGGAATACCGACTAAAGACCCCGCCTTCGGATTGCAAAGTTTTTGGGTAACACGTGAAGAAAAAGACAGGGCAGAATTGTTAGGATTTACTGTTGTTGATGCAATATCAGTTCTTTCAACACATTTACAGGAGACACTGAAAGAAAACTTTGATAAAATATTAAGCAGACAGGCTGTTAAACAACTTCTTGAGAATCTTAAAAAAGATTATCCTGCAGTTATTGAAGATATATCCGCTGATGTTCTTCCGCTTGGAACAATACAAAAAGTACTGCAGAATTTATTGAAAGAATTAATACCGATTAAAGACCTTGTTCAGATAATTGAAGCGTTGATTGATTACTCAAAAGTTACAAAAAACATCGATGTGTTAACTGAGTATGTGCGGCACTCACTTAACAATACAATAGCAAATCTTTTTAAAGATGGAAACGGAATTATCCATGCTGCAGCTATAAGTGAAAAACTTGAGGCATATATAACAGCATCTTTTCAGAACCAAAAGGATGCAGTACAAACACTTGGATTAAATCCGGTTATGCTGTCAGACCTTAAGAATAAAATGCAGATGATTGTAAGTAAATTTGATTCACTCGGCTATAAACCAATCTTTATTACATCTGCTACTATTCGCCCGTATTTTTACAGACTTATTAATTCATCGTTTCCGACCGTTGCAGTATTATCTTATACAGAACTACCTTCACAAATTGAAATAGAATTTATTGATAACCTGGAGCTGACAAATGCATATTAA